The genomic stretch AAACAGGTCCTACCTGTGAGATACCTTTATAGAAATGCAGGTTTAGCAGCTGTATTTTAGGGCATAGGAATGCCCATATTGGACAGCAACTGTTGAAAACCTGAGTGGTAGTCACCAAAATACATACCACCATAGTCAGATGACAGCTGGTGTTGCGCTttacttttgtttaaaattgGTCCCTCTTGTGCTCGAATTGTGACTTCACTGTTGGGGGAGGATTGCAATGCAGCTCAGTATcacaattttttgttttcatcctgAGCAATTTGTTCTTCTATGAACAGGCATATTTACTACTTGTAGCTTGTAGAGTCTGGCTTTCTGTAAGGACAAAACGCACTTCAGCACTGAAACCAGCCTTAAAAGAAAGAACCTAAGAGAACCCACAACTGACATCCCTACCCCTCCTCTGCTCTTAGgctaaaactttttttttttttttaaccttttaacAACTGATGCTTTTATGACTTCTGTTTTCCCTATCTGTGTAGTAATGTAAACTGATTTCTTAAACTGATTTACTCAATGTGGCTTTAAAAATGCGTTTTACattaagggaggaaaaaaggaaaatcacagcTGTTCCGTTATAGATTCTCACCCAAAACTATGTGCGTTGAGAGAGTGAGGTGTGTGGAGGTGAACTTGGCTGAAGGGGGAAACCCTGCCGGGTGACAGATGGTGAGAGAAGAGGCTGTTCTTGATAGGCTCTCCTGGTTTACAGTTACCCCTGCGGCGGATGGGAGGAAATGCCCAGCGCAGGCACTGGGGCAGGTCATGGAGGGAGGGGGGACAGGAGGTGGCACTGGGGTGTGATTCCGCCAGACGAGCGGCCCTGAACATTTGGCCTTTTTGCTGTGCTTGTATTTTCTAGGAGCATCAGAGGCTTTCTCCTTGGCAGAGTGTGAGAGTGGTCTATTGCAGTACAGTAGTGCCCTCTGATGGTGAGTATTGACACGGAGAAACTCTTTGCTCGCTTTAGCCTTCACTAACTTACATGGTATTCCCTGACCTCTTTTCTGGTTGAGGCTTTTTTGGCTTGGAGGTAATCCAGTTTTGAACTAAGGAAGTGAgaaaaaagtcaagaaaaattaaggaaattgACAACCTTTCCAATAACTGTTCTGACAAATCTGGATAGGTTTCATGAAGAAAGTTATAGTTGCATGTAACTGTCCAAATACATTTTGCTACATGTTTTCCTGATGTGGCTGTGAGGTCTGTGTGATGTTTACCTTTCAGGCTACCGTCTGCCCTGTTAACTTCATTTATGTAATGAAAGTGCAGTTCATACCAGCTACTTACCCAAGCAGTTGAAAGCACTATTTGCTGCAGTAAGTTGTGAAGCCGTGGCAATTATGTTCCTTTATTTAAATTCTGGAACAGCTCAGACATTAAGCTTTTTTGATAAAGGTTTTCATAACGTATAGCAAAAGAATGCACTGGTGGAACTTCAAAAATGTCAGTATATCCGAATGCAAAGAGGAAACAGGCAGCTTTGAGATCACTGCCTGCTTAACATCTGCATGCTGTGCACAAAGGCTAGAGCACTTATGCTGACTGACACAATCAGTTAGTGAATCCTGTCCCCATTAAGGCTTGTTAATAAAGTCTGAAAGCTAATAAATTAAAGGGTTTCAGCACAACTGCTTACCCTGCCAGGATAGTGTGTGCAAACACAGAGTACATGACTGCTGTGGAGAGCTCAAAATAAACACCTGAACGCTTAAATGGGTAGAAGCGTAGAGGACGCATGTAGGGTTGAGAGGATAATTTGTGTAGCTAGTTGCCTGATTTGATTTTACCTCTCTTCACGTTGTGCTTGAATACTTGTTATTTCTTCCAATAGCTTTCCCTTTACCAGTAGTAAATGTTCAACACTGACTTCTTTGGCTTCAAAGGTTTTTTACTGTACTTTGTTTTGGCCTAGTGTATGGCTTAAGTTATTCATATGTAAGAacagaaatcttaaaaaaatactaataacCTATGGCTGGTGCACATATGGTTGAGTCAAACCTTTGTGGTGCTTGGATGATATTCATACCTTAAAGGAACCTCACACTTAACATAGTGTATAAAGCTTTTGAAATCCTCCATGGTCTTATTTAGCAGTATCCCTGGCCAGGTTGTGTGTctgtaaatgtaaatgaaatacGCTTGTAtacaaatgacttttttttcttgtcctatGCATTTAAATACTAGCTTAAAATGTAATCAGTGAAGATTAGCTAAAATGTTAGCTCTATAATTAGTGAAATGCCAAAACACTTTGTCCACTTAGTAACCTGTAGTTGCCCTCATGCAGGCAGTCCACAGGGCTATCAGAGCAGATGAGAGTGAGGCAGAAGGCCATATCACAACGTCTTTTTAAATAGCTTGTAATGGAGGTTGCTGTTGCTGGCTGTTAATTTGTGTTATTGACATGTCCTTCagattttttcttccctttgaacTCTTTCCTGTCTAATGTAGGAAGTCTGACCAGACATTACTTGTGCAGGAGGTGATGAGAGGATCAAACTGGAATTATGGACTTTCCCTACTGGTGAATTAGgctagaaaattatttctacaAGCTTTTTATAAGGAAAACATAAACTGGCTGTAATTCCAGGCTTAGTGAACTTGTCTTCCAAAGAGAAGTAATTTGGTCTGTAACATTTCACCGAAGCTGGAAATCCTAGagaaggggtttgtgtgtgctACCAGTGCTGGTGGCTCTTGGTGCAGTTTGACCTATTGCATTTGCCGGTGTGATCTCCATCTGATCTGTGGAGGGTTAGAATGTGGCAGGGCTGGTGCTCATAAGCCTTTGCTCTAAAGCTGGCACTCCTGCAGCCGTGCTTTTTGGGGATACACCAAAAAGTTCAATACTTATGTGGTTACTTTAAGCTTCTAAACATGTTGATCATTCCTTCTGAGATAGCTATCACAAATGTTGCTGATCTTAATCTATGTCTTAAGACTTTTGCTCAAATATTTgagtgaaaaaattaaaaaatctgatAGCTGGTGTCATAACAGCTGCTGATAAGGAGCTTTAAAGTATGTCTAACTGTCCAAATAAATTGGCAGCTTGCTTgacttttaaagtaaatatcTGACTGTTGTCTCTGAATTCTAAACTTTGGAACATTAAAGCTGCTAAAATCCTGTCAAGTGTCCAAGTCTTGAGAATAAGCATCTATAGGCTCACAAATACTGGGGTCTCTCAGGATGTTTCAGTCATCTGAGATGTCCATACTTGGTTACTTCCACCTGGTCTTTAACAATGACATGAAGACCTCTTTGTCAGCACTGGATAGCAATCccctggaagaagggaaaaagcctTTGTAGGCTTGATTCAATTCAACAAGGTATATGACAGTAAATTCGAAAGTTTGAGTGAACTGCTCTGGCTTTGTAAAAGTGTACTTGGCGCATCATTCCTCAACATACGTGAGCTTCTCTTTTCAGAAAGGCATGTCTTCCCAAGACTTGTCCTAATACACGAATGATCCTGTGATAAACAAGTTCATAATTGGGCAGCAAATCACTGAATGGGGAGGTATAAAGGCTATTGGTGGCTGAACTTTCTGAACAATGGCATACTGAAAAATAGTTCCCTTTGGTAGTTAAAATGATATTATTTGCTTCTATTTCTACTTGTGTTGACTTCTTTGACCATCTAATTTTGTTGTTAGCTGCTTAAATTTACTTGGCATTTCAATACATGAGTTAGATGAGCAGGCTGTGGTCATGTAGCTGTCCAAAGCTACCGCAGGTGGGAATAGTAAGCCAGATGCATAGTCCTTCAGACATGGCAAATGGTTTGTACAATAAAGACCTTGCATtattacatgaaaaaaatacataacaaTCCAAAGTAAATTCCTTTTAGGTGTGCTGCTATATCTTAGCAACTGCTGCTTTTGGGGAAAATCTTGACTGTTTGTGACTCAGTAGAGAGCTTAGGGAATatcaactttttttcttttctatgtatACATATCCCGGAGCACACAGAGTGGGCTGCTTTTCTGTCAAAATAATAGCTAGCTTATAGTTCATACAGGTCACTACCATAAGTTGTAGAAAGGTGCACTGAAATCCTGAAGAATGCTCTTGAAAAAGCTCCTGGCAGCactaaagaaatggaaaatgtttctttatcTACACCTAAGAAGCAATGTCTGTCTTCTGAAGTACAGAGTGTATTGATCCCATGAATTTTAGATGAAATGACCTTGAAGCTTAAACTCAGAGTGCTGTTCTTAGAACCTCATATTCCTGACTGCTCTCTTAAATATTTGTTGTCTCAGGACAAAGGGGAGGAAACCAGAAccaaacaagaataaaaaggtTTGAAGTAGGTCCTTCCTTGATGTTTCCTAATACATACAGTCTGCCTTTGTGTTCTGGGCTATAAATCCTGATAAATCACACAATGTTTTGTCTTCCACAGTCCAAAATACTTCAGTTGTCAAAAACTAACCAAAACGTAGTGTGCTGCTGTGTTACGGCTTTTAGATATCATGTTGCCTTTAGTATAAACATGACTGTGCTTAAAGCAAGTATCTCTTACTTTTCCACAAAGGACAGAACGCTTGGCAAATATTGTTAATAGGAGCGAAAGCCTCCGACatccttcagtttttctttgaTGGACACATCTCTTGAGAAAAGATAACTAATAAATTTAGTCTGGTGTATGTTCAGCTCATAACTATGTTTGCCTCTTTCTCTGTGTGACAAACACATACCTGTTACAAGAAAACATGTTAATTTTTAGTgataaacttttatttttgtcttctctgtaGAAGTGACGGTGGTTTACCAAAATGGGTTACCTGTGATTTCTGTGAATCTTCCATCCCGGCGTGAACGTTGCCAATTCACACTTAAACCCATCTCGGACTCTGTTGGTGTGTTCTTACAACAGCTGCAAGCAGAGGACCGAGGAATTGATCGGGTTGCAATCTACTCAGCAGGTACTGTTGTTTACAAACTAATTGATTTATTTGCTTGCCAGCTATTTTCATCcagccttttgctttttaagtaGAAGTTTGCTATGCTGTGAGTTCTTCGACATTCCTGAGAAAGTAGAAGGTAGAAACACCATCTCTGGAGGGGATACATTACTCAAAGTGTGCAGGACAAAGGGAACTGCTTTTTGTAAGATGATCCCAAATACCATATATGTAGCAAAGCAGCTGCATGCATAGCTCAGTTAGTATTTGCCATGTAAGGTCTCCCAGTATATATATCTGTCTTGAAGAATATTGTTTGTGGGGAAAATGGATTTGGGATGGCATTACAACTTGGCCACAGCTTGTTTAGGTACTGTGTTTCTATTGCTTAATGAGTCATCTGTGCTTGCTTTTTACAGATGGCACACGTGTCGCCTCCTCCACAGGTATAGATTTGCTTCTGCTGGATGATTTCAAACTGATCATTAACGATGTCACATACCATGTTAGACCGCCAAAGAGAGGTAAACCAGCCTGGTTCTGGTGAACATCAGAAATTTCAGTATTCAGTTCCCTGTTCAACTGCAGCATACTTTATTAACTTGTTCAAGaacatgttttatttctaaaggGAACCTTGCAGTTTCAAGTCCCACCGTTGGAGTCTAATTTAGTGATACATAAGTAATCGGAATAGTCAGtaatgaaaagtaaatattCATTCTGTTCAAAACCAGTAACCTGTTAGAGGagtaaatgaagaaatataatttcttttgatttctaAATTTTTCTGAATGTTCTCTTGTTACcgaaaagtaatttaatttaacTCACTCTGAAGGAGTATAATGCAAAATAGGAATTAGATTGAAACTTACGTTATGTGATTTGGAAGAATAATTTTTTCCCTCATCGGACAGTTAACCCTTGTTTCCTGTTAAGTGTGGTACTTTGAATATGCCAATAAACCTCAACCTTGTTAACTTAGAAACAGTGAAATGAATGAGATCATGCTCTTACCAAGGTTACATTactaagaagttctttactgtaagggtggtgaggcactggaatgggttgccagggaagttgtgaatgctgcatccctggcagtgttcaaggccaggttggacagagccttgcgtgacatggtttaatgtgaggtgtccctgcccatggcaagggggttggaactaggtgatcttaaggtcctttccaaccctaattattttatgattccaCTAAGAATCAAATAGGAAGGGAAACAAACCTGTTTTGAATCAATaagaaaatccttttaaaaaatgagctTTGTACAGTTGTGTTATTTTCAAGATATGAAAACTGGCAACAAGCTTTTGAGATGCTCCAGAGTTACTGTCAGAGGCAGGAACTTGGTGTTTTCGTCTGCCGTCTATCCTTTCCTATAGGCAACTTTATAGGCTTCATAAAGCACCAGGTTCTCGCATGTCTATACTTGCCTCTGAGGACTTAAACAAAAGAACTGGTTTTGGAAATGTTGTTCATCTTGTTGCTTGGCTCACAGATATTAGTTGATCTTTGTCTACCTTCTTGTTCTGTTGTTGTTGCAGGCAATAATGTGAAGTTTGCAagcagtgtttgtttttttttttttctaaaaaccCTGTTTAGCCCTGTAGACAGCAAACAAAATTAGGAAGGATTTATAACTTGACTTGCATGTCCAGACAAGGTGAGATGGTGTGGAAGTACTTTCCTCTGTTTATCTGGTGGTTTTCCTCAGTGTTTGGGCTTTCCTCTCGTGAAGCAGTGGATTACAAATAACTcctaaagcaaaagctgtgagGGAGACTGTTAACATTCCGTTTGTCGTCTTGACAAACGTGAATAAGGCAACTTGTTAAAGCAAGGTAATCTATCAAATATCAGGAGACTGACCCTATCTTTTGGGTCTGAGACTACCGTGAGTGAGTGATCTCCAGAAATACCTGCTGATATATGCCATCTTCCTCTGCTGATGTAGTTAAGTTTCCAAGGACCTTTTTGCAAGGAAAATAATAGATTCTAGCATTTTATTATACACAATATGAAAAtaccaagtaaaaaaaaatttgacTTGGGAAGCTGTATGCAGCCTTTTATGTGCAGTGTGTGGGAAAGCCTGGAATTGGGAGCgcagccttgggtgagatgctGTTTCTCCCTTATCTTTAGGTTACACTGACTTCCACTAGAGAGAGGGTTTTTTCCAGACTTCTTAAAAGCCTTTGAACAGAAACTGTTTTAGGACTGGATATTTAAATCACTAGATATCACAGACACAAACAAGTTACCCTCTGCTCACTGCTCTGTCATCAGTGTGCTGTTTTCACAGGCTTAGAAGGCATTATAAGCTAGAGGAGTGGAGTGAGGATTTTAACAAAGTATCTCTTTTAACTGTTAGCCCCTGGAAGTGGGTGGTGATATCAAGCCTTACTGGTCTAGTCTAATTTCTAATACAACTAAATGAAAATGCGAACATGGTGTCTATTTCTGCACTGGAGAAATTGGTGTCCTGAGGTAAGGCAATTCATACATCCCACTTACCTGCTGTTTGAGAGAGCAAAATCTGTGTCAGTGAGTTGGTATGGTTTTCAGTTAGCTTGCTTGCACGATATACCCATTTTGTGCTGGTAGGTGATCTGTGGGATCACCTAGGTTACATGAAATTGCCACCTAAGATTCATTTGCCAAGGGGATTTCTATACTTAGTTTGTCCTAAAATGAATGTGCCCATAAATAGGCTCTGAGATTAGTTCTGTTAAACTTTCCAgctattgcttttccttttatataaaATCACCCTGtgtattttgaaatggaaatgaggAGCACTGTAATGCTAAATACTCAATACTTTTTGATGGCCACTTCAGTagaaatggggttttttttctttgtagggGAACAGGAGCCCCCTTTAGCTGGGAGAGAGGGGTATAGTGTACTTTGTGAGTCTTGGCACAGGCAGCTGAGTCACTTCTTTCCCTTGAGCTGCTAGTGTTAAAACTTAAGCTCTGCATAGCTTTTTATATCTTggtaaaataatattttgagaACATAACCTTATGGTATAACCCAAAGAGgctacagaaattatttttatttcactaatGTAAGTACTTTTGCTTGAATTTGAAagttattggttttttttttttcatatagaCTGTGTAATACAATACCACTAGTCACAACTCTCTTacaaatttatttcctttaggAATCTCTTTTGCATTGAAATGGGGTGACAAAGGCAGTTTCAGTTAGTGACTCTGTTGCTGTCATTGTTTAAATATGGTGAGGGAGAATTTAACTGCCCTCCAGGCAGCACAGGATGGGGATGCCCACAGAGTGTTGGGCAACAATTCCTGGCATTGGTGTGCAACATAGTTATCATAAGGCTACATGTTCTGGGCCACTAACCCAAGATGTTGGGTTGCCCTTATCAGTAACTGTGGTTGCTGATGGTCTGTAGTCTGAGTTCTGGCTGTTTCTTGACAGCTGGTGTGATGGATCATAGTAGTTTAGGTGTTCATATGTCCTTGTGTTGTATATAAATACGGGATCAGAAGTAGCTGTTGATATCTGAGAAGCTTAATAGTATCTCTTGTCCTTATTCTTATCAAATTTTGGGATGATACAATAATAAAGCCTATTCTTCTTCTGAAGAAATGGCATGTCTTAGAGTGCTGGGGGTCTTCCTGAGGCTTCTTTGTTGAAAAGATAGCTTCATATATTTCCTGTGCAGACTAATAGCAGTTTCTCAAGAGTATGTGAGAAGTTCCGTGCATATAAAGCAGTCTCTTTTGTTTCCTAGAGCTCTTAAGCCATGAAAATGCAACGACGCTGAATGATGTCAAGACATTGGTTCAGCAGTTGTATACTGCCTTGTGCATTGAGGAGCATCAGCTGAACAAAGAGAAGGAGCTCATAGGAAGACTAGAGGAATTGAAGGAACAAATAGCACCGCTAGAAAAAGTGAGAAGtttctctttgtgttttatCCTCCAAATGCAACCTGAATTTATTTCAAGATTTTAATTTGGTCCCTGCTACGCTTCAAATAGTTCCAAGATCACTGACACGGAAGATGCACCAAGTATCTACCAAACCATGTCTGTTTCTGGTTTCTGTGgaagtatctttttttcctggatttaTATAAACGGAAATGAACTTGGTGTTAAATAAAGACTGAGGCTAATGCAATGGAATGTCTCTgaacatacagaaataaatacctttGTGAGGCATCCAGAGCATGTTCAGAGGAAAATATAGATGATGGCAAGATACTAAAGGAAAAGTCTAGATTTGTCTGCATAATCTAGATTGAAATCATGTGTTTCAAACCACCTAATATAAATATAAGGTGCTGTTTTTACATTATCTCTGAATGATAttaacataattatttttgagAATGCAAGGTGTCTGCTTCTGTCTTCTGCAGGTAAAGATGGAGctcagcaggaaagcagagaagaggaCAACCTTGGTGTTGTGGGGAGGCCTGGCCTACATGGCCACTCAGTTTGGGATTCTGGCACGCCTCACCTGGTGGGAGTATTCTTGGGACATTATGGAACCAGTCACCTATTTCATCACCTATGGTAGTGCCATGGCAATGTATGCTTATTTCGTAATGACTCGCCAGGTAGGACTTGCTGTGCTGACATTGGCACTTCAGTAGAAGACTTTGTTTGAGCTCTACTCCctagaaaaacagcaaaattgTGCCTTTTAAAAGTAACTTTGCTCCTTCCTTATCCTCTTCGAACCTAGATGCTACTTGATTTAATTTGTGCTGTCCAGGATGGTGGTGTATGATTGTGTGGTTTACTGGTGGTGGTCATCGCTGTTTTCTGACTGTCTTGCCTTAAGTGCTTATGTATGTTTGCTGGTTTACTGCTTTAGCTAGAACAGGTTCATCTTCTGACACACAATGGTttctgcatgcacacacatgcaatGTCACATGTTGACTTGCACTGGAGTCTTCCAGTTGAGTGAAGCTTGGTCTAGAAGCTTCTGATCCAAGTGGAGTGCTGTGATTTATCAGCCCAAATGAACTGTGTATGTATGAGGTACCTTCTGAGCTTTAAGGAAGTCCGCCTTTTCCACATGAGTCCCTGGCCTTTTTAAAGAGACTGAAGTTCAGGGATCTTGTTGGAAATGCCTTTATGTAGGTATTTCATGCATCTGGCTTCAGAGCCAGGCGAAGGAACCTTCTCTGCATCCTTATAGTTGTGACAGACTGTGGATCTTCTAGTACATGGTTTGTCTCGCCACTCAACATCTAAACTTCATAACCTCTTTGAAATGATAAGGGATGGAGAGCTCGAAGAGTCCCTACTGTCACAAGACCATCAGAACAAATGCTGCAGGGTTCTGTCAGCTGTGTTGTTTTCAGGGGCTGAGAACACATGGGCCTCTGTGAGCACTGCTGCAGTTGTCAGAGTTCAGTTGGAACTTCTGCCATATTTGAACCCAGGTTTGATTGTCATCTGCAATCAATTAGTACATCTTCTGCCAGACCTTAAGATCTCAGTGTTTCATGAATGGCATGATTCTGAATGCAGCTTTTGTCCACCTGACAGCCTTGATCATTGAATGCATACCCAGTACAGAGGCTGTGTAATGTTCCAGTGCAAGGGAGAATTAACTTCAGCAGCAGACCTGTGCTTTGCAGGGCTTATATGGGATTTTGTGTgaacagctctgctcttccaaGTTATCTGAACACATTAAAAAGCTGTGACTTTTTTGCAGCAGAGTATCCTTGGCAAAAGCTGTGTTACTGGGTTTTTGTTCTCACTTGCATAGTTTGGTTCAAAGATGAAGTCATGAGCAATTATTGTTGCTTTAATTAGCTATCGCATGTTTATGAccttaagaaaaagaaagtaaaggcCATCTTACAAAGGCTGTCTGCTGGTATTTataggttggttttttttctcctccctttctccctaCAAAATTTTCAGTATTGGAACCCTCAAATGTGTtagtttttgttctttctgcatGGGAGGATTCACACCTTTAGGACAGCAGGAAGGTGATGGTAACTCACTGCTGGCATGTGATATACTAGCAGAGAAGCAAACGTGTGACTGTACTGGGTCTGTCTGGGATAGAGTTAG from Lathamus discolor isolate bLatDis1 chromosome 3, bLatDis1.hap1, whole genome shotgun sequence encodes the following:
- the MCU gene encoding calcium uniporter protein, mitochondrial isoform X3 yields the protein MAATTGRSLPFLLCRRPATLTAAGCFPALGRRRQQQQRHRTEHQRLSPWQSVRVVYCSTVVPSDEVTVVYQNGLPVISVNLPSRRERCQFTLKPISDSVGVFLQQLQAEDRGIDRVAIYSADGTRVASSTGIDLLLLDDFKLIINDVTYHVRPPKRELLSHENATTLNDVKTLVQQLYTALCIEEHQLNKEKELIGRLEELKEQIAPLEKVKMELSRKAEKRTTLVLWGGLAYMATQFGILARLTWWEYSWDIMEPVTYFITYGSAMAMYAYFVMTRQEYVYPEARDRQYLLFFHKGAKKTRFDLEKYNQLKDAIAQNWTLRGFETRCRFTCPSSKLMKRTDQQRSSEPRQQKPVHSLPF
- the MCU gene encoding calcium uniporter protein, mitochondrial isoform X1 produces the protein MGEQRPPGAPGRGRERASAQRVSAVSWLFSSSLAAPRQGQPAERHYGAPPNALRGGVFQEHQRLSPWQSVRVVYCSTVVPSDEVTVVYQNGLPVISVNLPSRRERCQFTLKPISDSVGVFLQQLQAEDRGIDRVAIYSADGTRVASSTGIDLLLLDDFKLIINDVTYHVRPPKRELLSHENATTLNDVKTLVQQLYTALCIEEHQLNKEKELIGRLEELKEQIAPLEKVKMELSRKAEKRTTLVLWGGLAYMATQFGILARLTWWEYSWDIMEPVTYFITYGSAMAMYAYFVMTRQEYVYPEARDRQYLLFFHKGAKKTRFDLEKYNQLKDAIAQNWTLRGFETRCRFTCPSSKLMKRTDQQRSSEPRQQKPVHSLPF
- the MCU gene encoding calcium uniporter protein, mitochondrial isoform X4 codes for the protein MAATTGRSLPFLLCRRPATLTAAGCFPALGRRRQQQQRHRTEHQRLSPWQSVRVVYCSTVVPSDEVTVVYQNGLPVISVNLPSRRERCQFTLKPISDSVGVFLQQLQAEDRGIDRVAIYSADGTRVASSTGIDLLLLDDFKLIINDVTYHVRPPKRELLSHENATTLNDVKTLVQQLYTALCIEEHQLNKEKELIGRLEELKEQIAPLEKVKMELSRKAEKRTTLVLWGGLAYMATQFGILARLTWWEYSWDIMEPVTYFITYGSAMAMYAYFVMTRQEYVYPEARDRQYLLFFHKGAKKTRFDLEKYNQLKDAIAQAELDLKRLRDPLQVHLPIQQIDEKD
- the MCU gene encoding calcium uniporter protein, mitochondrial isoform X5, coding for METAACCKAISVIKGFVSKEHQRLSPWQSVRVVYCSTVVPSDEVTVVYQNGLPVISVNLPSRRERCQFTLKPISDSVGVFLQQLQAEDRGIDRVAIYSADGTRVASSTGIDLLLLDDFKLIINDVTYHVRPPKRELLSHENATTLNDVKTLVQQLYTALCIEEHQLNKEKELIGRLEELKEQIAPLEKVKMELSRKAEKRTTLVLWGGLAYMATQFGILARLTWWEYSWDIMEPVTYFITYGSAMAMYAYFVMTRQEYVYPEARDRQYLLFFHKGAKKTRFDLEKYNQLKDAIAQNWTLRGFETRCRFTCPSSKLMKRTDQQRSSEPRQQKPVHSLPF
- the MCU gene encoding calcium uniporter protein, mitochondrial isoform X2, producing the protein MGEQRPPGAPGRGRERASAQRVSAVSWLFSSSLAAPRQGQPAERHYGAPPNALRGGVFQEHQRLSPWQSVRVVYCSTVVPSDEVTVVYQNGLPVISVNLPSRRERCQFTLKPISDSVGVFLQQLQAEDRGIDRVAIYSADGTRVASSTGIDLLLLDDFKLIINDVTYHVRPPKRELLSHENATTLNDVKTLVQQLYTALCIEEHQLNKEKELIGRLEELKEQIAPLEKVKMELSRKAEKRTTLVLWGGLAYMATQFGILARLTWWEYSWDIMEPVTYFITYGSAMAMYAYFVMTRQEYVYPEARDRQYLLFFHKGAKKTRFDLEKYNQLKDAIAQAELDLKRLRDPLQVHLPIQQIDEKD